The genomic interval ATCTCGGCGTGCTCTATCTACAGGCCGACGATCGCCAGCAACTGGAACGGCTCTATCAGCAAACGCTGCAACAGCTTACGTGGGAAATCGCCTGATGAATCAACATGACTACATCACTCTGCGCATCATCAACGCCTGCCTGCGGGAAAACGTCGCCGACCTGATTGCCCAGGGAACTATCCGTCGGGAAGAGGACGGATGCTGGCTGTACGCCTCACACCTGCGGGTGCCGCTGCGCCTGCGCGTGCGCGACAGCGACTACATGCAACCTTGGGTCGCCGCAACGCCGGCCTGGCAGGAACGGCATCAGGACGGCTGGCTGGATCGGCACGGCTACGCCGACTGGCTGGATCTGCTGATGCCGCCCGACGACGATGACGCCCGCGCACTGTACCGGAACTACCGGGAAGAAGCCGACGCCGCCTGCGAGCAGGGGGAACTGTGTCGGCAGGCGTTTGTACGGCTCGCCGATCTGTTGGCGACGCCGCCGGCGGATCGCGACTGGGGCGAACGCCTGCGCCACGCAGACCAAATCGCCAGCTATCTCGATCACCCGTATTACCCGACGGCGCGGGCCAAATTCGGTTTCAGCGCGACACAGCTGACGCAGTATGCGCCGGAATTCTGCCAGCCGTTTTCACTGCGCTGGCTGGCGCTGCCCCGCACGGCGCTGACGCGACTGAACCCCGACGCGCGCCCCGGCTGGTGGCCCAGCTTTCATCAGGTCCGGGGCTGCCCGAGACGCTGGCGCAAACCCACGAGCTGCTGCCGGTACATCCGCTGACCTGGACGCAATTGGACACGCTGCCGGCGCAGGCGGTGGCCGCCCCGGAACCCTGCGTGTCGGTGTATCCCACGCTGTCGGTGCGCACCGTTCAGCTTGCCGAACACCCCGGCGATCACCTCAAGATGCCGCTGGCGATGCGCACGCTGGGGCAGAAGAACATCCGCCTGATCAAGCCCTCCACCCTGTACGACGGCCAGTGGTTCGCCGAGGTGCTGCCGCTGTTGGCGCAACAGGATCCACTGCTGCAGGGGCGCTACCGTCACGTAGACGAAGCCTTCTGCGGCCATCTGGGCGAGGAAAAACTGTTCGCGTTTCTGCTGCGTCGCTATCCCTCCCCGTTAGCGGGTGAGACGCTGGCGCCGGTGGCGGCGCTCGGCGCCGATATGCCGGATGGCCGCCCTTATGTCTGCGCGGTGCTGGATCAGCCCGGTATGCCGTCGCTGGCGTCCTGGTGGCGCGAATATTGCCAGCTCATGGCGGACGTACACCTGACGCTGTGGCTGCGTTACGGCATCGCGCTGGAGTCCAATCAGCAGAACGCCATCCTGAGCTTCACGCCGCATCAGCCGTTGTCGCTGATGATGAAAGACAACGACGCCGCCCGCTTGTGGCCATCACGTTTCGCCGCCGCCCGGCCGGATCTGTCTGCCCGGCTGGCGGCTTTGCGCGACGACCGTATCCGTGTAGACGACGAACAGGCGCTCGCGCAGATGTTCATGACCATCACCGTGCAGTTGGATCTGGCGGCGGTACTGGAAAACCTCGCCGGCCGGGGGCTGGTTGAGCGCGCCGGCGCCTACCAAACGCTGCGCGACGCGCTGGCGACGACGCTCGCACAGCTGGAGCAACAGGGTACGGACACCGCATTTGCCAGACAGGTTCTGTTCGATGACCCGCGACAGCCGGTCAAATACCTGTTGCAAAGCGGCAGCCTGCTCAGCAAGCAGGCCTCCGGCGCGGCGGATATCAATAAATACTACGGGTACAGCGGCCCCAACTTTTTACGGCGGGACGCTATCTGATGCGCCGGGTGCTGGCGGTGGTGCTGGCGTGCCATTTTCTGGCCGCGTTTACCATATTGGGCGTCCCCCTGTTCTTGCCGCGACTGTTGGGGGATCTAGGGGTTGATGCCGCCAGCCCGTGGGTTGGCGCGCTCTACAGCCTGCCCACGCTGATGACCGCGCTGTGCGCCGGCGCCTGGGGCCGATTCGCCGATCGTTTTGGTCGGCGGCTGTCGCTGCTGCGGGCGCTGGCCGGGCTGACCGTCGCATTCGTGATGGCGGGGCTGGCGCCCTCGCTGCCGTGGCTGATCGCCGCGCTGCTGCTGCAAGGCGTGGCGGGCGGTACGCTGGCGGCGGCCAACGGTTATCTGGCGGTCAGCCTGCATGGCGACGATCTCGGCCGGGCGCTGAACTGGACGCAATTCTCCGCCCGGCTGGCGCTGCTGACCGCGCCGGTGGGGTTGGGATATGTGTTCAGCCAGTTTCCCGCATTAACGCTCAGCCTCTATCTGTGGCTGGCGCTATTGCCGCTGGGCGGTCTGCTGCTGGCGTTCACCCTGCCCGCCGATACCGTCGCCGGCATTCAGCCGGCGACGCGCGACGGCACCCCGCCATCTCCGCCGCTGCTGGCGCTGTTGTCGCTGCAATTTTTGTTCAACTTCGCCATGGTGGCCACATTCCCCTATTTCCTGCCGTACGCCCAACGCTGGCTGACGCAACCCTGGGTTATCGGCCTGTTTTACAGCTGGCCCCATCTGCTCTATCTGCTGCTGTTGCCGTTGACCGCCCGCCGATCGCCCTCACCGCGCTATCTGGTCGTCGGGCTGTCGCTGATGGCGATCGCCGCGCTGTGGCACAGCCTGCTGGACAGCGCCGCCGCGTTGCTGAGCGCCCGCAGCCTGTTCGGCATCGGCATGTTTCTCGGCTATATCGGCCTGAATCAGCACATTAGCCGGGCGACGCGGCAACACAACGCCGGGCACTGGTTCGGACGGCTGGATGCCGTCGGTAAGAGCGCCGGTGTTGTGGCCGGGCTGGCCGCCGGTTGGCTCATCCCCCAGGCCGGCGTGCAGGCGCCGTTTGTCGCCTCCGCGATCGCCGCCGTGCTGGGGCTGTTTATTCTTCTGTCACGACATGTAAAGGAACCCACCTATGTTCACATCGTTCGCCGCCCATAAGGAACATCAACCGGCCTCGACGCCCCCTTCGCCATTGCGGGAGGCAGCGGAATACGAGACGCTGACGGCACTGCTCAACTGCTACATCCGTGAATTCGCCCTGCCGGCACGCCGGGTTCATCGCGCCGACGGCGGTAATATCCCGCAGGCGCTGAACAGCAAGATGATTGCGGGTGAGACTATCGTTATCGAACTGGCGGCCAGCGAGAAAACGCTGGCGATCAAGGCGGATCGCTGGAGCCTGCTGGCGCGAGGGCGCTACAGCAGCGCGCCGTTCGTCAAACAGTTCGGCAAACCCTGGCGCGCCATCAGCGCGGCCCAGACCCTGCGACTGATTCAGGAAGAAATGGCGGCCCAGCTCGAACAGCCATTCAACCACGAGCTGGCGCAGCAAATTGAAAACAGCATCGACGTCACGCAGGATTTCCTCGCGGCGCCGCCGTCCGGGCAACAGGACGGTTTTATCCGCAGCGAACAGGGGCTGCTGTGGGGCCATCCGCTGCATCCCAGCCCAAAAAGCCGCAGCGGCGTAACGCGGGACGCACTGCTGGCCTGCTCGCCGGAAGTGGGGGCG from Musicola paradisiaca NCPPB 2511 carries:
- a CDS encoding MFS transporter; amino-acid sequence: MRRVLAVVLACHFLAAFTILGVPLFLPRLLGDLGVDAASPWVGALYSLPTLMTALCAGAWGRFADRFGRRLSLLRALAGLTVAFVMAGLAPSLPWLIAALLLQGVAGGTLAAANGYLAVSLHGDDLGRALNWTQFSARLALLTAPVGLGYVFSQFPALTLSLYLWLALLPLGGLLLAFTLPADTVAGIQPATRDGTPPSPPLLALLSLQFLFNFAMVATFPYFLPYAQRWLTQPWVIGLFYSWPHLLYLLLLPLTARRSPSPRYLVVGLSLMAIAALWHSLLDSAAALLSARSLFGIGMFLGYIGLNQHISRATRQHNAGHWFGRLDAVGKSAGVVAGLAAGWLIPQAGVQAPFVASAIAAVLGLFILLSRHVKEPTYVHIVRRP
- a CDS encoding IucA/IucC family C-terminal-domain containing protein, producing MAQLSSGPGLPETLAQTHELLPVHPLTWTQLDTLPAQAVAAPEPCVSVYPTLSVRTVQLAEHPGDHLKMPLAMRTLGQKNIRLIKPSTLYDGQWFAEVLPLLAQQDPLLQGRYRHVDEAFCGHLGEEKLFAFLLRRYPSPLAGETLAPVAALGADMPDGRPYVCAVLDQPGMPSLASWWREYCQLMADVHLTLWLRYGIALESNQQNAILSFTPHQPLSLMMKDNDAARLWPSRFAAARPDLSARLAALRDDRIRVDDEQALAQMFMTITVQLDLAAVLENLAGRGLVERAGAYQTLRDALATTLAQLEQQGTDTAFARQVLFDDPRQPVKYLLQSGSLLSKQASGAADINKYYGYSGPNFLRRDAI
- a CDS encoding IucA/IucC family protein gives rise to the protein MNQHDYITLRIINACLRENVADLIAQGTIRREEDGCWLYASHLRVPLRLRVRDSDYMQPWVAATPAWQERHQDGWLDRHGYADWLDLLMPPDDDDARALYRNYREEADAACEQGELCRQAFVRLADLLATPPADRDWGERLRHADQIASYLDHPYYPTARAKFGFSATQLTQYAPEFCQPFSLRWLALPRTALTRLNPDARPGWWPSFHQVRGCPRRWRKPTSCCRYIR